From the genome of Gracilinanus agilis isolate LMUSP501 chromosome 2, AgileGrace, whole genome shotgun sequence, one region includes:
- the LOC123234951 gene encoding olfactory receptor 2AG1-like has protein sequence MELWNTTLENGFFLIGIIQDSRSPQLVCVIIIFFYLVAMATNSLLLLLIAMDNRLHVPMYFLLSQLSLMDLLFTSVVAPKTLVNYLCGQNTISFIGCGLQMFLALTLGGAEDILLAFMAYDRYVAIRHPLNYMVIMRPKICWSMVAISWLLASLNALVHTIYTMHFPYCKAREIHHLLCEIPPLLKLACAETSQYKFILYTTGVTFLLMPLSAIFVSYALVLTAVFHMPSTQGKEKALLTCSSHLTVVGLYYGAAMFMYVLPTAYHSPRQDNILSVFYTIVTPALNPLIYSLRNKDVLGALKKVLGKGSSGQRF, from the coding sequence ATGGAACTCTGGAACACCACTCTAGAAAATGGTTTCTTCCTCATTGGAATTATACAGGATAGCAGATCCCCTCAGCTGGTCTGTGTCataatcatatttttttatttggtaGCCATGGCCACTAATAGTCTCCTACTGCTGTTGATTGCTATGGACAATCGGCTCCATGTGCCCATGTACTTCTTGCTCAGCCAGCTCTCACTTATGGATCTGCTCTTCACATCTGTTGTTGCCCCCAAGACATTGGTAAATTACCTTTGTGGACAAAACACCATATCCTTTATAGGCTGCGGACTTCAGATGTTTTTGGCACTGACACTTGGGGGTGCAGAAGATATTCTGTTAGCTTTCATGGCGTATGACCGCTATGTGGCTATCCGTCACCCTCTGAACTACATGGTTATTATGAGACCAAAGATTTGCTGGTCCATGGTGGCTATATCTTGGCTTTTAGCATCCCTGAATGCCCTTGTGCACACCATCTACACCATGCATTTCCCTTACTGTAAAGCCCGGGAGATTCACCACCTGCTCTGTGAGATCCCTCCACTGCTGAAGTTGGCATGTGCTGAAACTTCACAGTACAAGTTCATTCTCTATACAACTGGTGTGACCTTCCTTCTGATGCCCCTCTCGGCCATCTTTGTTTCTTATGCTTTAGTTCTGACTGCCGTGTTCCACATGCCCTCAACACAGGGGAAAGAGAAAGCTTTGCTTACTTGTTCATCCCACCTGACAGTGGTTGGGCTCTACTATGGAGCTGCCATGTTCATGTATGTCCTGCCTACTGCCTACCACAGCCCTCGGCAGGACAATATCCTGTCTGTCTTTTATACCATTGTCACTCCAGCCCTGAATCCTCTAATCTACAGCCTGAGGAACAAAGATGTTCTGGGAGCCCTGAAGAAAGTTCTAGGAAAAGGCTCCTCAGGACAGAGATTTTAG
- the LOC123233483 gene encoding olfactory receptor 6-like yields the protein MREENITNLTEFILVGFPTTIWVQILLFILFLGTYLFVLMENLVIILTVWINVSLHKPMYYFLATMSFLEIWYISVTVPKMLVGFLLSPNTISFLGCMTQLYFFISLVCTECVLLASMAYDRYVAICHPLHYPVIMTTELCIQLTSGSWVCGFSIAVAKVFFISRVSFCSNNVLNHFFCDVSPVLKLACKNFSMAETVDFSLAIVILVFPFSATVLSYGFIISTVLHIPSAAGQRKAFSTCASHLTVVVIYYTAVIFMYVRPRAIASFNSNKLISAIYAVFTPMLNPIIYCLRNQEVKGAIRKTVVSGWGLFLRDSSF from the coding sequence ATGAGGGAAGAAAACATCACCAATCTCACTGAGTTTATCCTTGTGGGCTTCCCAACCACTATCTGGGTGCAAATCCTGCTCTTCATCCTCTTCCTTGGAACCTATTTGTTTGTATTGATGGAAAATCTGGTCATCATCCTCACTGTGTGGATCAATGTTTCTCTTCACAAACCCATGTATTACTTCCTGGCTACTATGTCCTTCCTGGAAATATGGTACATTTCTGTCACTGTCCCCAAGATGCTTGTtggctttctcctttctcctaacACCATCTCCTTCCTGGGCTGCATGACTCAACTCTACTTCTTCATTTCACTTGTCTGCACAGAATGTGTGCTCCTGGCTTCCATGGCATATGACCGTTATGTGGCCATCTGCCATCCCCTCCACTACCCAGTCATCATGACCACAGAGCTCTGTATCCAGTTGACTTCTGGCTCCTGGGTATGTGGCTTTTCAATTGCTGTAGCCAAGGTCTTTTTCATCTCACGTGTCTCCTTCTGCAGTAATAATGTCTTAAACCACTTTTTTTGTGATGTTTCTCCTGTCTTAAAACTGGCTTGTAAGAATTTTTCTATGGCTGAGACAGTGGACTTTAGCTTAGCTATTGTGATCCTTGTATTCCCTTTCTCGGCTACAGTTCTCTCCTATGGTTTCATCATCTCCACTGTCTTGCACATCCCCTCAGCTGCTGGACAGCGAAAGGCCTTCTCCACTTGTGCCTCCCACCTCACTGTGGTAGTCATTTATTACACGGCTGTAATCTTCATGTATGTTCGGCCTCGAGCCATTGCTTCCTTTAATTCCAACAAATTGATTTCAGCCATATATGCAGTCTTTACTCCTATGTTAAATCCCATCATTTACTGCCTGAGGAACCAAGAGGTTAAGGGTGCCATTCGAAAAACTGTAGTCAGTGGCTGGGGCCTATTCTTGAGAGATTCCTCTTTCTGA